Proteins from one Archocentrus centrarchus isolate MPI-CPG fArcCen1 chromosome 8, fArcCen1, whole genome shotgun sequence genomic window:
- the rab5c gene encoding ras-related protein Rab-5C, which produces MAGRGGPARTNGTAASSKICQFKLVLLGESAVGKSSLVLRFVKGQFHEYQESTIGAAFLTQTVCLDDTTVKFEIWDTAGQERYHSLAPMYYRGAQAAIVVYDITNTDTFTRAKNWVKELQRQASPNIVIAIAGNKADLANKRAVDFQEAQAYADDNSLLFMETSAKTAMNVNEIFMAIAKKLPKNEPQGGAGIGGRARGGVDLQEAAPQGRSGQCCGGSN; this is translated from the exons ATGGCAGGGCGAGGCGGACCAGCACGGACCAACGGCACTGCAGCGAGCAGCAAGATCTGTCAGTTTAAGCTAGTGCTGTTGGGAGAGTCGGCAGTGGGCAAGTCCAGCTTGGTTCTGCGCTTTGTCAAAGGCCAGTTCCACGAGTACCAGGAGAGCACCATTGGAG cGGCCTTCCTCACACAGACAGTATGTTTGGATGATACAACAGTGAAGTTTGAGATCTGGGACACAGCTGGACAAGAACGGTATCACAGCTTAGCGCCTATGTACTACAGAGGAGCCCAGGCTGCCATCGTGGTCTATGATATCACCAACACA gataCATTCACACGTGCAAAGAACTGGGTGAAGGAGCTCCAGCGACAAGCCAGCCCGAATATTGTTATTGCAATTGCAGGGAACAAAGCGGACCTGGCCAACAAGAGAGCTGTAGATTTCCAG GAAGCACAAGCATATGCAGATGACAACAGTTTGCTTTTCATGGAAACCTCAGCCAAGACTGCAATGAATGTCAATGAGATTTTTATGGCTATAG CCAAGAAGCTTCCGAAGAACGAGCCTCAGGGTGGAGCAGGCATCGGTGGACGAGCCAGAGGCGGCGTGGACCTGCAGGAAGCCGCACCACAGGGCAGAAGTGGCCAGTGCTGTGGGGGCAGCAACTAA